In Caldanaerovirga acetigignens, the DNA window CAAAACGAAGGCCTTCTTCCATCGCTATCGGCGCTATCAGCTCTATCTCCATTACAATGTTGTCCCCGGGCATTACCATCTCCGTGCCTTCCGGTAACTTTATTACCCCTGTCACGTCCGTCGTCCTAAAGTAAAACTGCGGCCTGTATCCGTTGAAAAACGGCGTGTGCCTTCCCCCTTCTTCCTTCTTCAAAACGTATACCTGTCCCTTAAACTTCGTGTGCGGATGCACACTCCCAGGTTTCGCTATTACCATGCCCCTCTCTACTTCGTTCTTGTCTATGCCGCGAAGCAGCGCTCCTATGTTGTCCCCTGCTACCGCCTGGTCCAATACCTTCCGGAACATCTCTACTCCTGTCACTACCGTCTTCTTCTTCTCCGGTGAAAGTCCCACTATCTCTACTTCGTCTCCTACTTTCAATGTCCCTCTCTCTACTCTCCCCGTCACTACCGTCCCACGGCCTGTTATGGAAAATACGTCCTCTATCGGCATCAGGAACGGCTTGTCAGCATCCCGCTGCGGCGTCGGTATATATTCGTCTACCGCGTCCATCAAAGCCCATATCTTGCCGCACCATTCGCACTCCCTCTTGCCGCACCCGCACTCTAACGCCTTCAACGCTGAACCTGCTATCACCGGCACTTCATCCCCAGGAAATTCATACGTGGAAAGTAGCTCCCTCACTTCCATCTCCACAAGTTCCAAAAGCTCCGGATCGTCCACCATGTCCACCTTGTTCATGAATACCACTATATACGGCACCCCTACCTGCCTCGCCAGCAGGATGTGCTCCCTCGTCTGGGGCATCGGCCCGTCAGCCGCCGATACCACCAGTATCGCACCGTCCATCTGCGCCGCCCCTGTTATCATGTTCTTTACGTAGTCGGCATGCCCCGGACAATCCACGTGGGCGTAGTGCCTCTTTTCAGTCTCGTATTCCACGTGCGCCGTCGCTATCGTTATTCCGCGCTCCCTCTCCTCGGGCGCCTTGTCTATTTGGTCGTAAGCTACAAAGTTCGCAAATCCAGCGGTCGACAAAACCCTCGTTATCGCCGCTGTCAATGTGGTCTTCCCGTGGTCTACGTGACCTATCGTGCCTACGTTTACGTGAGGCTTCTTCCTCTCAAATTTTTGCTTTGCCATCGCTTTTCCTCCTTAATTATGTAGAATAAAAATTAAAATAATAAAAAAATGCTCGTCCTCCTATATTATAACCAAATAAAAGTCAATTTTCAAATAGTTTCAACATAAAAATGGAGCCCACGACCGGGATCGAACCGGCGACCTCCGCCTTACCAAGGCGACGCTCTGCCGACTGAGCTACGTGGGCATATCTATGGTGGCGGGGGCTGGATTTGAACCAGCGACCTTCGGGTTATGAGCCCGACGAGCTTCCAGACTGCTCCACCCCGCGACGTCAACTTTTGGAGCGGGAAACGGGATTCGAACCCGCGACACCCAGCTTGGAAGGCTGGTGCTCTGCCATCTGAGCTATTCCCGCATCATGGTGGAGAGAGGTGGATTCGAACCACCGAAGGCGTGCGCCAGCAGATTTACAGTCTGCCCCCTTTGGCCAACTCGGGCATCTCTCCACACTGCCGTGCTCTTTATATTATAAAAGCAAAAAATGTTTTGGTCAATAGCTATTTTATTACTTAAATATCCCTTACTTCCAAATATTTTTCCAGTTTTCTTTTTACCCTCTGCAGGGCGTTGTCGATAGATTTTACGTGTCGCTTAAGTTCTTTTGCTATCTCCTGGTAGGACTTCCCGTTTAAGTAGGATATCAGCACTTCCCATTCTAACTTGCTTAATATTTCTCCCATCTTGCACTCTATATCTGCCACTTCTTCCCGGCTGATTATGAGTTCCTCCGGGTCGGTAATCTTTACCTCGGATAACACATCCATCAGCGTGCGTTCCGAATCTTCATCGTAAATAGGCTTATTTAAAGAAACGTAAGAATTGAGCGGTATATGCTTTTGGCGGGTAGCCGTTTTAATAGCTGTGATTATCTGCCTTGTAATGCATAGCTCCGCGAAAGCCCTGAAGGACGATAGTTTATCCGGGTTAAAATCCCTTATTGCCTTATAAAGGCCTATCATGCCTTCTTGAATTATGTCTTCCCGATCTGCCCCTATTAAGAAATAGGACCTCGCCTTTGATTTCACAAAATTCTTGTATTTGTTTATAAGGTACTCCAACGCTTCGCGGCTTCCGCTTCTTGCCTCGTACACTACCTCCTCGTCCTGCATGTCCTCGTAACAGGCAAACTCTTTTTTATGAAGCCCCGCCTTCACATTATCGCCCCCTGCAGAAATAGACCTATTCCATTATAGCTCATAGTAATTCGAGTAGTCAAGCTCCCTTGCCGCCTTTAAAGCGCTCGAGAATGAGTCTTAATATGCTTTTATCTACCCTTTCCGCCAATGTATTTCTTTCTAACTTCTGTATTTCTTCCTGCCTTCTCCTTTTTTCCGCCAAAGCCAGTATTTCATTCCTTAATTCCCTTGCTGACACCCGTATAGCTCCGCGACCCATTACAATTTGCTGCTCTATCCAGTCGGAAGTAGCTACTCTTACTTTATCTTTCTTTCCCATAGAGTCTACCGATCTTTCTATGTATGCATCAGCAGTCTCCCCTTCTCTTGTGAATACTACCTCTACCCCATTTATGAAGTAATGAGCCCCACAACTCCCTTCGACATGATGGGCATCGAAGACCACGATAATTTTCGTCCCTGTTTGAGCTGCGTAGTCGCTCATGATATCCACTAGCTTGTCCCTTGCTGTCTCAAGGCTTACGCTTTTTGCCTCTATAAGCTCCGGCCATGCATTTATAACATTATATCCGTCTACAAATAAATATTCTTCCTGTTTTTCAACCATGCCTTCCTTCCCTTTGCCTCAAAATTTCATATCCTAGGACCGCCGCGGCAACTGCAGCGTTAAGTGACGTCACGTGCCCCCGCATGGGAAGGCTAACCAGAAAGTCACATTTTTCCTTTACCAGTTTCCCTAACCCTTTATCCTCGCCCCCCACCACCAGGGCAATGGGTCCTGTTAAATCCGCCTCGTAGTAAGGTTTACCCTCCGGGTCGGCGCCTACCACCCATATTCCCCTTTCCTTAAAGTATTCCAGGGTCGAAGCTATGTTGACAACCCGCGCCACGTTTACATGCTCGGAAGTTCCCTCCGACACCTTGACCACAGCAGGCGTAACTGCACAGGCCCTTCGTTTCGGAATTACTATACCGTGGACACCCAAACAGTCGGCGGTTCTTATAATGCTTCCCAGGTTCTGGGGGTCGCTTATTTCATTCAGCACAAAAATGAATGGCTCCTCGTTCATTTCTTCAGCCGCTTCCAAAAGGTCCTCAACTGAAACGTATTCCTTTGGCGAAGTAACGGCAATTATCCCTTGAGGATTCCTAGTCTGGGCCATCTTTACAAAACTTTCGCAGGGAAGCTCCACGACGGGTATGCCAGCGCTTTTTGCAAGCTCTATTATCTTTTTTATGTCGCCCTGCTGCTTTCCTTTTTTTATATAAATTTTATTCAAAGGCCGGCCTGCTTTCAAAGCTTCCAGCACCGCATTTTTCCCTTCTATTTGAAACTCCTTTTCTATGTCCCACCACTCCCCATGATGGATTTTGCCAATCGCTGTTTTCGGTAAATGCTCTTAATGATATAATGGTGTAAACGAAGTTTGTAATCATGATATTTCAATTTGCTTTAAAAGTCAAGGAGGCGAATAACATGAGGGTAACCGTTTTGACCCATACCCCCGAACCCGAAAAAACAGTGGCTGCAGCGGCCCGCCTTTGTTATTCCAGAATCGGCCCAATGGAAATTATGGAAAACTTAACCGACGAAAAGGTGGCTTCTTTCATACAAAAACTGATAAATTCGGGCCACATGTCGCCTTTGGAGCATGTAAGCTTTACCTTCGCCGTAGAAGGAGTCAGCCGAACATTACTCGCCCAGCTCACCCGCCACCGGATAGCCTCATACTCGGTTCAAAGTTTGAGGTATAACAATCCTTTCGAAGAAGAACTGAGTAGTCAGGATGAAGCACAAACCACCTGTTTGAAAGCCCAAAACAGGGCATACCTGCAGGGTGTTGCCTCAAGCGGAAAATACATGGCTCTCGTAGGAGGAGACATAAAAGAAGCCGAACTGGAAGAAATAAGAAAAAATCTACCGGACAAAATCAACCGCGAATACCCCGGCCACTATTTAAGGGGGCTATTCGACGCCGACGGCAAAATAACCGATGACGGTTTTTCCTTATCTTTCCCAGAAAAATTTTATTCGATTCTCTCTCAAACCCCTTTTGAGTTTGAGCAAAAGGGCGAAAGCCTCTTTTTATCCGGAAAGAAAGCGGTGGATTTTTGTCTTTTTATTTATGATGGACTTGATTTTGTCCGTTCACTATATTCCAGGGAAAAACTGGCGAATCTTTGCAAAATGGCTCCGGAATTTTTCAGCAAAATTAAAACACAGGCGAGAGATTATATCGCGCAGCGCTATTACTGCGTACTTCCGGCGGAAATAGAAAAAAATCTTGATGCGATTTTGACGTATATAGCCGCCCTGGAAAATTGCAAAAAGGCTTACCTTGACATGGTGAAAATGGGAGTCGACAAGGAGGACGCCCGCTACATACTGCCGATGGGGACCTGCACAAACCTCGTTGTCACCATGAACGCGAGGAGCCTTTATAATTTCTTTAACCTCCGCTGCTGCGAAAGGGCCCAGTCGGAAATCCGAAAGTTAGCCCGGATGATGCTGGACGAAGTAAGAAAAATAGCCCCGAACCTTTTCAAAAAGGCCGGAGCTCCCTGCGAGGCCACGGGGTACTGCCCGGAAGGAGCCTTCAGCTGCGGGAAGTATCCTGTCCGGAATTGACCAATGCAAAGGAAGCCATGAGGATTTTGTTGAGTCTATCGTTTTTCCCCGAAAGGTAAAGGTAGCCCAAGAGCGCCTCAAAACCGGTGCTGTAATGGTAGTCCATTATATCCGCGTTCTTGGGCACCGAATTTACTTTTGCGTTTCGGGCCTTTCGCACCACATCCCTCTCTTCAGGCGTCAGGTACTCTTCTATTTTTTTCAGGACTTCGGCTTGTGCCGAAGCCCTGACATACTTTACCGTCTCCTGATGAAGGTCCTTCACTTTTTTCCCGCTTCCCACCACCATTGTCCTGACAAACAGGTTGAACACGGCGTCTCCCACAAAAGCCAATGCCAAGGAAGAAAGCTCCGATACGCTTTTATTCTTTTCGTTTTCCACTACTCACCACTCCGTTAAGCCCGCCGCCACCTGGTGCCGGTCGGCGTATCTTCAATTATTATTCCCCGAGCTTTGAGCTCATCCCTGATCTTATCGGCGAGCGCGTAATTTTTCGCTTTTCTCGCTTCCTCTCTTTCTTTTATCATTCGCTCGATCTCTTCATCAAGCAGCGCCGGCTGGAATTTTGAAAAAAGCCCAAGGACTCCTCCTAATTCCAGCACCAGCTCTTTTGTCTTTTTTACTGCTTCCTTTGAGGAATTCTCGCTTAAGCTCACGTTAAACTCCCTTACGATATCGAATAAAGCGGCTATGGCGCTTGCGGTGTTAAAATCATCGTCCATGCTTTCGATAAATTTTTCCTTGTTTTCCAACTGCCTTTTTATATATTCCTCTTCCATATTGCTCATTTGTCTTTCCGGCGCTACTTTTTCCAGATGCTCCATGGCATAAAGCGCCGTATAAAGTCGCTCCAATGCACTCTTTGATTGTTCCATTAACTCCTTGCTGAAGTTAATAGGGCTCCTGTAATGGGACGACAGCATCAAAAGCCTCAGCACTTCCGCTTCGTATTCCTTAAGAATTTCCCTTACTGTAAAGAAATTTCCCAAGGACTTCGACATTTTTTCATTGTTGATATTTAGGTAACCTACGTGCATGAAGAATCTGGCAAAGGGCTTTCCGGTGACGGCTTCGCTCTGGGCGATTTCGTTTTCGTGGTGGGGAAAGATTAGGTCCGGTCCCCCGCCGTGGATGTCTATGGTCTCTCCCAGGTGTTTTATCGCCATAACCGAACATTCTATGTGCCAGCCAGGCCTTCCCTCTCCCCAAGGACTGAGCCAGGCAGGCTCGCCGGGTTTTTTCGCTTTCCATAGGGCGAAGTCCATCGGATCCCTCTTTTTTTCTCCGGGCTCTACTCTCGCCCCAGCCTCGAGTTCCTCCAAATTCTGCCCAGAGAGCTTACCGTAACCGGGAAAGCTCTTTGCCGAAAAATAAACGTCACCCTCCACAACGTAAGCATAGCCCTTTTCTATCAGCACCTTTATGAATTCTATGATATCTTGTATGTGTTCCGTAGCCCTCGGGTGAACGTCGGCCCTTTTTATGTTGAGGGCATCTGCGTCTTTGAAGTACTCCTCGATGAACCTGTCACCTAATTCCTTGACGGTAATCCCTTCTTCGTTTGCTCTCTTTATCATCTTATCATCAACGTCGGTGAAATTTTGAACGAATTTTACATCATAACCCTTGTATTTCAGGTAATTTCTCACCACATCAAAGGTTATGAAAACCCTCGCGTTGCCCACGTGAAAATAGTCGTAAACCGTGGGACCGCAGGCGTATATGGTAACCTTGTTTCCGTTAAGCGGTATGAACTCCTCTTTCTTTTTTGTCAGGGTATTGTATATCTTCACCTTCTTGCCTCCTTTCAAGTTGCTTTATCCTTTGCTCTAACTCCTCTATTTTCCTTTGCAAACTCTTCATCATATCTGCCACCGGGTCGGGCAGAAGGTGATGGTCCAGGTCAACTTTTGTAAAGTCAGCCTTTGCAAAGTCTATCTTCTTTCTCACAACAGCCTTACCAGGCACACCCACCACCGTGCAGTTAGGCGGCACGTCCTTCAAAACCACCGCACCAGCTCCTATTTTGCAGTTGTCGCCAATCTTTATCGGTCCGAGGATTTTAGCGCCAGCCCCTACGACTATATTGTTGCCGAGAGTCGGATGCCTTTTCCCCTTTTCCTTGCCCGTGCCTCCTAAAGTCACTCCCTGATACAGGGTGACGTTATCTCCAATTTCGGTGGTCTCGCCAATCACCACTCCCATTCCGTGGTCTATGAAAAAGCCCTTACCTATTTTGGCCCCCGGGTGTATTTCTATGCCCGTTAAAAACCTGGATATCTGGGATATAATCCTAGCTATCAGAAATAACTTTTTCTGGTAAAAGAAATGAGCTATTCTATGCATCAAAATGGCATGAAACCCAGGATAGCAAAGGATTACTTCCAGGATGCTTTTTGCCGCTGGATCGCGCTCGAATACGACTTTTATGTCTTCCCTTATGGTTTTTAAAAAGGACATATTTCCCCTCCTCAAATTCTATTATTATTGTATTATTTTTGCTTAATAATAAAGGCCTTTCACCTCTGCAGAGGCGAAAGGCCCGCGGTCCCACTCTGATTTTTCGCTCTTTTCCTTAACGGCCTAAGCCGCAGGCCTCTACTTTTGATTTCAAGGCCTGAACTCAGGGGCGCAACTTCGTTCCCGCCTTTCCTTGAAACCGCTCTCAGCCGCCGGCGGTTTCTCTCTGTAAGGGTATCGGGCCTACATAACCCCGTCATCGCTTATCTTTTTATTCTGTTTTGCTTTTTATGATAATAGAATTTAGTATTTAAGTCAAGCGATTTTATCAGAATTTATCAAAAACCATTTTCTAAGCTGTTTATTTAGAAACTAGCATCCTAAATAACGTTTAACCCCATTTCTCCCAAAATCGCCTTTGCCCTTTCCAGAATTTTTCGGCACGGCGGTTTTACGTCCTTCAATGGATACTTTAGTCCGAGAGCCTCCCACTTGTGGATTCCCAATTTGTGATAGGGCAAAAGTTCCACCAGCTCCAGCGAATTTAGGCTTTTCAAAAATTCGCCCAGTTTTTTAAGGTGCGTTACGTCATCTGTTATCCCAGGTAGTAGCACATGTCTTATCCAAATCCTCTTGCCAAGAGAATCTATATAGCGAAGATTTTCTAGGATTAATCGGTTATCCCTACCGGTAAGCTTGACGTGTACTTTCGGGTCTAAATGCTTTATATCAAACAGGACGAGGTCGGTATAAGGTAGGATTTTTTCAAAAGCATCCTTTTTGCAATACCCCGCTGTATCGAGGGCCGTATTTATGCCTGCATCTTTGCACTTTTTCATGATGTGCGCCGCAAAATCCGGCTGGAGGGTGGGCTCACCCCCAGAAAGGGTTACTCCCCCTCCCGATGCATCCATATATGGCTTAAATGAAACTATTCTTTCCACCAGAATATCTGCGTCTTCTACCCTCCCGCCTGAAAGCGGCCAGGTGTCCGGATTATGGCAGTAAACGCACCTCAAGGAGCATCCCTGCAAAAATACCACGAAACGTATCCCCGGCCCATCTAATGTCCCCATACTTTCGACAGAATGCACCCTGCCCTTTTGCCCCACCTTATCACCTCATGCTTTCGAAAAATGTCCGGGAAATCACTTCTAGCTGTTGCTCC includes these proteins:
- a CDS encoding Mini-ribonuclease 3, producing the protein MENEKNKSVSELSSLALAFVGDAVFNLFVRTMVVGSGKKVKDLHQETVKYVRASAQAEVLKKIEEYLTPEERDVVRKARNAKVNSVPKNADIMDYHYSTGFEALLGYLYLSGKNDRLNKILMASFALVNSGQDTSRS
- the thyX gene encoding FAD-dependent thymidylate synthase, coding for MALVGGDIKEAELEEIRKNLPDKINREYPGHYLRGLFDADGKITDDGFSLSFPEKFYSILSQTPFEFEQKGESLFLSGKKAVDFCLFIYDGLDFVRSLYSREKLANLCKMAPEFFSKIKTQARDYIAQRYYCVLPAEIEKNLDAILTYIAALENCKKAYLDMVKMGVDKEDARYILPMGTCTNLVVTMNARSLYNFFNLRCCERAQSEIRKLARMMLDEVRKIAPNLFKKAGAPCEATGYCPEGAFSCGKYPVRN
- the sigH gene encoding RNA polymerase sporulation sigma factor SigH translates to MKAGLHKKEFACYEDMQDEEVVYEARSGSREALEYLINKYKNFVKSKARSYFLIGADREDIIQEGMIGLYKAIRDFNPDKLSSFRAFAELCITRQIITAIKTATRQKHIPLNSYVSLNKPIYDEDSERTLMDVLSEVKITDPEELIISREEVADIECKMGEILSKLEWEVLISYLNGKSYQEIAKELKRHVKSIDNALQRVKRKLEKYLEVRDI
- a CDS encoding NYN domain-containing protein → MVEKQEEYLFVDGYNVINAWPELIEAKSVSLETARDKLVDIMSDYAAQTGTKIIVVFDAHHVEGSCGAHYFINGVEVVFTREGETADAYIERSVDSMGKKDKVRVATSDWIEQQIVMGRGAIRVSARELRNEILALAEKRRRQEEIQKLERNTLAERVDKSILRLILERFKGGKGA
- the tuf gene encoding elongation factor Tu, translated to MAKQKFERKKPHVNVGTIGHVDHGKTTLTAAITRVLSTAGFANFVAYDQIDKAPEERERGITIATAHVEYETEKRHYAHVDCPGHADYVKNMITGAAQMDGAILVVSAADGPMPQTREHILLARQVGVPYIVVFMNKVDMVDDPELLELVEMEVRELLSTYEFPGDEVPVIAGSALKALECGCGKRECEWCGKIWALMDAVDEYIPTPQRDADKPFLMPIEDVFSITGRGTVVTGRVERGTLKVGDEVEIVGLSPEKKKTVVTGVEMFRKVLDQAVAGDNIGALLRGIDKNEVERGMVIAKPGSVHPHTKFKGQVYVLKKEEGGRHTPFFNGYRPQFYFRTTDVTGVIKLPEGTEMVMPGDNIVMEIELIAPIAMEEGLRF
- the cysS gene encoding cysteine--tRNA ligase is translated as MKIYNTLTKKKEEFIPLNGNKVTIYACGPTVYDYFHVGNARVFITFDVVRNYLKYKGYDVKFVQNFTDVDDKMIKRANEEGITVKELGDRFIEEYFKDADALNIKRADVHPRATEHIQDIIEFIKVLIEKGYAYVVEGDVYFSAKSFPGYGKLSGQNLEELEAGARVEPGEKKRDPMDFALWKAKKPGEPAWLSPWGEGRPGWHIECSVMAIKHLGETIDIHGGGPDLIFPHHENEIAQSEAVTGKPFARFFMHVGYLNINNEKMSKSLGNFFTVREILKEYEAEVLRLLMLSSHYRSPINFSKELMEQSKSALERLYTALYAMEHLEKVAPERQMSNMEEEYIKRQLENKEKFIESMDDDFNTASAIAALFDIVREFNVSLSENSSKEAVKKTKELVLELGGVLGLFSKFQPALLDEEIERMIKEREEARKAKNYALADKIRDELKARGIIIEDTPTGTRWRRA
- the epsC gene encoding serine O-acetyltransferase EpsC is translated as MSFLKTIREDIKVVFERDPAAKSILEVILCYPGFHAILMHRIAHFFYQKKLFLIARIISQISRFLTGIEIHPGAKIGKGFFIDHGMGVVIGETTEIGDNVTLYQGVTLGGTGKEKGKRHPTLGNNIVVGAGAKILGPIKIGDNCKIGAGAVVLKDVPPNCTVVGVPGKAVVRKKIDFAKADFTKVDLDHHLLPDPVADMMKSLQRKIEELEQRIKQLERRQEGEDIQYPDKKERGVHTA
- the pflA gene encoding pyruvate formate-lyase-activating protein, which translates into the protein MGQKGRVHSVESMGTLDGPGIRFVVFLQGCSLRCVYCHNPDTWPLSGGRVEDADILVERIVSFKPYMDASGGGVTLSGGEPTLQPDFAAHIMKKCKDAGINTALDTAGYCKKDAFEKILPYTDLVLFDIKHLDPKVHVKLTGRDNRLILENLRYIDSLGKRIWIRHVLLPGITDDVTHLKKLGEFLKSLNSLELVELLPYHKLGIHKWEALGLKYPLKDVKPPCRKILERAKAILGEMGLNVI
- the rlmB gene encoding 23S rRNA (guanosine(2251)-2'-O)-methyltransferase RlmB, which gives rise to MLEALKAGRPLNKIYIKKGKQQGDIKKIIELAKSAGIPVVELPCESFVKMAQTRNPQGIIAVTSPKEYVSVEDLLEAAEEMNEEPFIFVLNEISDPQNLGSIIRTADCLGVHGIVIPKRRACAVTPAVVKVSEGTSEHVNVARVVNIASTLEYFKERGIWVVGADPEGKPYYEADLTGPIALVVGGEDKGLGKLVKEKCDFLVSLPMRGHVTSLNAAVAAAVLGYEILRQREGRHG